From the Candida dubliniensis CD36 chromosome 2, complete sequence genome, the window AACCCCCCTCTTAATGTAAGTTTGAACTATATCTGATgcatttaatgaattatctCCATTATTGCCAAATAGATTGGAATGAAACGCAGTTTTGGAAGACCAACCTTCACCGGCGAAATCATAACACATTAGATTCCAAAATGTCAAATATTTATCCATTTCTGgaatttttaaaacatcaatattatcagTTCCTCCAGGAGCTGCCACTGTGAGAATGTATTTGGGATTCAACTTATTTCTTAATCGAGCCAAAAGTTCTACCAATTTGGCGGCTTGTGTTGAATCTTTTGGATACTCCCAATCTATATCAACCCCATCAAACccatatttatcaacaaattcaatagTACTATTGacaaaattatcaaactTGGTATTACTGCACACTACACTTTCAAATAAATGGCACGTCCCCCATCCACCAATCGACAtgattaatttcaaatgacGATTTGcctttttcatttcataAAATTGTTGCAAATTACCagtaattgattgattgggtggtggttgtggcATTTGCAAATCACACCATTCATCACTAAATTTTAACTTCCCTGTTTGCTCATCAATAAGTATAAATGCATAAAACACATGGGTATAATATTCAATCGGTATGTCTTGTGGAAAATGCTTTTTCTGGTAAACCgaccaatttgaaaaatagaCACAAGTTTTGAATAAAGGAGTTGAGGGCGCATGATGAAGTCTTTGTTGGAATTTGTTCATTATTTTATGACACATTATGAAGAATGAACAAAGTGTTTGATGTATAAGGAACGTAAAATTTTGTTGGAAATCCAGATTGGAGGTATAGTTGGCAGTGCAAAATAAAGTAGTGGGGTGGGCAGTACTGTAAACCCTACATATCGTGGCGCAAACCGTTATATAGAACTGGAGTGATCTCGACAGAAAAACGACCACCACATTGTTCCTATTTTCTCGTTATGCTGGAATCAAAAACTAGACGCACACACGCTGAACACACCAAAATGAGTTCAAAGGCAAAATGCTATTTTCACCACTcacaacaataattttttcaagtcTTGCTTTTCCAACACTACATAACAAGAAATTACCCTAGAATGACATTAGAGTTACCTTCAGACATTCCACTGACCATACCTGCAAACACCAAGATATACAAAGATGATTGCATGTATTCTTTTGATACACCAGAGAACAATTTGTTAGGGTTGGATATTGATCTCAAAACATATCGAGCTTATTCTCGAAACAAGGATTTTGATTATaccaaacaaaattttgaaaaaactgGTAATCATTTGTATttaaatatcaaaaaaactttaaaaCCCCAAGAAGAgagaaacaaattattgTATGACGATAATGGTGAAAAATCTCCAAAGATAcagaaattggaaattaaaaatgtgtccaatgatgattattaCAACACCGAAATAACTATTTATGATATTAAAGACGATAGAAGTTATAGTAGAAGTGAATTGAGTGAagaattcaacaatttgattgaCTCGATTCTTTCTGCAAATTCCTCTGCCACTGAAGACGAAATTAAACAATGGGAGCAAGAAATTGTTCCTTGTCCCCATTCAATTGATGTTGAACAATTTGACACTGGtaatttggatttgacCAAGTGCAGTCAATGTGATTTGCGTGAAAATCTTTGGATATGTTTGCATTGTGGTGCTTTAGGGTGTGGTAGACAACAATATGGATCAACTTTAAAAGGTAATGGACATGCATTAGCTCATTATGAATTAGCTCAACACCCGGTAGCAATAAAATTGGGATCATTATCAGCTGATTCTGAAAGTTGTGACGCATATTGCTATCAATGTAACGATGAAGTCAAGGTCCCACATTTGGGAGAGAAGTTACATAAATTCggtattgatttgaatacTGCAGTAAAGACCgagaaatcattaattgaattgaatataGACCAAAACTTGAATTGGGAATTTAAATTAGATGGAGCCAATGGTGAGAGATTAGAACCTGTATACGGCAAGGGTTTGACTGGTTTACAAAACTTGGGTAATTCTTGTTATATAAACTCAGTGCTTCAAGCACTTTATTCATTAAACGGATACCAAGAGTACTTTAAGGATAAAAAGTTCCCTGATATAAACAATCCGgcaattgatttaacaagtcaattaatcaaactTTATGATGGGCTACAAAGTGGAAGATATTCCGTCCCAGGTTCATTGAAGGGTGACGACTACCAATTAGGAATCAAACCTTCTACATTCAAAAACTTAATTGGTGAAAACCATCCAGAATTTAAAACTCAGCGACAACAAGATGCATTTGAGTTTTTGTTGTACTTTCTTGACAAAGTGGATACCGAATTGGGATTGAAACTAAATGAGGAATTAAAATTCTTACTTGGTACTAAAGTCATCTGCGCCAATTGTTCTCATGGAACTTTGTCGAATGATTTGGTTGACAATATCTCTGTCCCATTGGAAGCTGAAGTGATTGGgaaagatgaagatggtAAAAAGACTTATAAAGaagttgaattaattgatagtTTTAAAAAGTATACCGCCAAAGAAGATATTGAAGGATACAAATGTGAAAATTGCCACCAACAACCTGGTTTAGCATACAAACTGACAGGATTCAAAACATTCCCATCAACCTTGATTGTAAATGTTCAAAGAattcaattggaaaattgGGCTCCAGTAAAAGTCGATGTCCCAATTACAATACCTTATAATTTGGACTTGACTGAATTCAAAGCTCCTGTATTTGAAACTGGGGAAGTTGGATCCAAACAGAAACAACCAGAGTCGGAGAATAATACGTTTGTTCCCAATGAAGAAGGGATGACAACCTTATTGAGTATGGGGTTCCCAGAACCTAGATGTCTCAAAGGTTTATACCACACAGGTAATAGTAATGCAGAAGATGCTatgaattggatttttGCTCATATGGATGACGCCGATATCGATGATCCATTTAATCCAAATGATTCTCACGCTTCAACGAACGATTCTGGTCCATCACAAGATTTGGTTGATAATGTAGCGGCAATGGGATTTTCCACTCAATTAGCAAAAAAAGCATTGGTATTgaacaataatgatattagtGCTGCTGTTGAATGGTTATTTGCCAATCCTGACGATGATGGAGTTCTTGACAACAACCAAAGTAATCCAGTTGTCAATGTGaaccaagaaaaatcaGAGTTAATAACAAAACTAAATGCATCTACTCAATCCAATGGCAAGTACGAGTTGCAATCAGTTATATGTCACAAGGGTACATCTCCACATACTGGTCACTATgttgtttttattaaaaaacttattgataatgagtATAAATGGGTATTGTTTAATGACGAAAAGGTGGTCGTTTGTGATGATGCCAATTTACAAGATATCAAGAATAATGCCTACGTGTATGTATTTAAAAAGGTagagtaaaaaaaaaatgaaatttataGTTTATTTACATGCAAATAAAAACATTACAGCAACGtggtaaataataataattaatagtTGAGTTGTTACAATTAACGTTTCTATTGTTGGTGAAATGACACCTGGTTCTGCCGTATCTAATTTTTGTCAacaaaagaatcaaatatGAAGGAGAAACATAATGCCTTGGCGAGATCTTTGTCATTAATCAAGACGACGATAGCAGACGGGCGAATGTTCACCACATAATAAAGGGGACACGACAGGAGGAGTACCACCATCATCGcccaattgaaatttgtaGATTAATTATTAGTCATTGGTACACACACTTCTCCCTTACAAAAATCAGTTAATATGGAATGACTAAcaattttagttttttgtGTAATTGACTAATTctaagttttttttttttttcatcagtTTAAATATCCCGAACAATTTTCcactttcaatttttcatatttctagttgtttttttttaatttgtttctaGATATCTTGTAAATATACTTAATCAGATAAATATATACTTATACATTCAACACATTAACACAAAATGTTTATTACAAACGAGCACGTTGGTGACAGAAGTCGTATGGAAGATTGGAGAAGTATGTAAAAGTTATACTTAGGATGAATCAGAACCCTTCTCCCAAGACCCGTCAGGAGAGTATCATATGATTAAGACAAAGGTACTAACAAGAACaatcttttattttttattagtCCGTGGTTATGATCCATTAACTCCTCCAGACCTTTTACAACATGAATACCCATTGACACCCGAATCACAGAAAATTATAGTTGAAGGTAGAAATGCTGCTTGTGATATTTTGAACGGCAAGGACGATAGGttgattattgttattggaCCTTGTTCGATCCATGATCCTCAAGCTGCCTTGGATTACTGtgaaaaattatatcaagCATCTGAAAAGCACAAGGGtgaattattgattgttaTGAGAGCATATTTGGAAAAACCAAGAACGACAGTTGGTTGGAAAGGTTTAATTAACGACCCAGATATCGATGGTACTTTCCATATAAATAAGGGGTTGAGAATTGCGAGAAAGTTGTTTGTTCAATTAACCTCAAAATTACCAATTGCTGGTGAAATGTTGGATACAATCTCACCACAATTCTTGTCTGACTTATTCTCAGTTGGAGCTATTGGTGCAAGAACAACCGAATCACAATTGCACAGAGAGTTGGCATCGGGGTTATCATTCCCAGTTGGGTTCAAAAACGGTACCGATGGTACTTTGGGTGTTGCTATTGACGCTTTGAGAGCTGCTTCTCATCCACATCATTTCCTTTCAGTCACAAAACCTGGTGTTGTCGCAATTGTTGGAACTGATGGTAACCAAGACTGTTTTGTTATATTAAGAGGTGGTAAAAAGGGAACCAACTATGATGCAAAATCCGTACAAGAGAcacaacaagaattaatcaaatcaaaagtTGTTACTGAAAGTAAGCCTGGTCCAAGAATTATGGTTGACTGCTCCCATGGTAATTCTAACAAAGACCATAGAAACCAACCGAAAGTTGCCCAAGTAGTTGCTGAACAGATAGCTGGTGGTGATAAAACCATATGTGGATTAATGATTGAAAGTAATATAAATGATGGAAGACAAGATGTACCACCAAAAGAACAAGGTGGTAAAGATGCTTTGAAATATGGTGTTTCCATCACAGATGCTTGTATCGGTTGGGAAACCACCGAGGAAGTGTTGGATATGTTGGCTAACGCAGTCAAAACCAGAAGATCTTTATAATTCATTGTGTAATCTTggtattttattaatttaaacttttttttttttgttcttgatTAGATGAAAAAACGATAGTACCAGGGTTTAAGAGTAGAAGATAGTGGTGTTGTCGTTCAACTTGGCAGTTCCAAGCATGCGGTGTTGATTTCTTTATCTGGTACTTTCGAGCCTAATACCGCGTTGTGCGTGCTTTCTCATATTTCCCTCGCTCCCCTTTCGCCTCATCTCCCTCTCCCTCTCTCGGTTTTCTCAGTTTCTATTTTTATGAACAATGTCTtctgtttatttttttttttttcgaatTGGCAACATCCTATTGTCAATTCAATACTCCAACAAATAGATTCCGACGTTCaacatttatttatttattatattatataccaaaaaaaaaaaattggtgatAGCATCTACTTGAAAAGAGTTATCGTTGTGGATTAGAAATACGTTTACATTCGCAAGATCCAAACCCTAGTTGTAGTCAATGAGATCATTCATCAAATCACATAGAAAGACCGATTCAACTGTATCCAGCACTTTAGAAAGTCAACTACTAGAAAGCAACAATGTCACCTCCAATCACAGTCATTCTAACTCAGCTACTTTGATTTCAACTTCAGATGATTATTATCCGCCTACATCATACAGTAATCGTTCTTCAACAACACCTGCTCCTTCACCGAAAATACAACAGCATCTTCAATTTACACCACCGCAAGCAGGTCACTCGAATTCTTCCAGCATTAGTTCGCCAAAGAAATTGTTAACCCCCATTAAGAATTTGTTTGCATCATCTTCGCATTCAAAGTCAACCGTGACCACACCCAGTTCGAGTGAGAATTTAAGCAATTGCATCAACGGTGTTTCTCCAAAGGACTCTAAagtgaaatttttaaaacataaaaaaagTAAGAGCCATATTTCTATATCTACTGATCTAACTAAACTACCGGAAGAACCATTGAATAGTTTATATGATAATAAGACCTATACCAAGCTAACATCTTTTGAACATACCAAACCGAAACCCTCCAAACATTTGTCATCAACAATCGAGACAAGTATACAGAAACCtcaattaaatgaaaagcGACCCAACTCAACTGCATTGGTAGACAATAAGAGATCTCTGTACCAAAAAGGCGAACACTTTTCTGATTCAAATCAAAGCAAATCGTTACTCGATCCATCAACTACATCTTCAGGGTTGGGACCACCAATATCATTGTCACAAACTTCATCCTATGCATCAAGTAATACATCAATTGCAGAGAGTGAAAGCAAGTTCAATACCAAAAATGTTTTATTGGATGCAATACCACTTCTGGAGAATGATAAGAGTACAAAAAAGAGAGCACACTCGGAACGAAtggttgattttgaatttccCAGTAAGGATACGTATTATACACAGaataaagaagaacaacaacagagATATTATGATGAAGACGAGGATGATGAGGATAACGgcgatgatgatgatgatgatgacgataaTTCATCtcaattttcatttgtGCACGACATGAAAGGAGGAAGAAATACTTCTGTCAAATActataaaacaaaaaattccAAAAACACTAATAGTGATGAGGGGCTACTGAATACATTCAATGAACTTGATTTGGGATACGAAGTTGATGAGTTTTCAGATTACGATTATGAAAATAACGGAGGCGATTTAGATGATGGATATGATGATTTCGGTGgatttgaagaagatgataatgaaaactACAACAAGTATTTTGGCAGTGATTTGGAAGGTACgaatgatgatggtgaagGGATTTTTCAGCCAAACTCCATTAATAATCACAGTCCTAAAGAAAAGTTGAATGCTCCAGATTTAGGAAAGGAAATAGCACAAGAGTTTATCCAGACACCCAAAGAACTTGGTCAATCTTTTTTTCCTATCGACGATGATCGTCCACGTACAAGAAACAAGTTCAATCAATCTTTTCATTTATCGATTATTGGTCCAAAAACTCAATCACCAAAGGCTAGTCCAACTAAATCAGGTTTTGAAGAAGACATTCTAGAAAACTATCTTGATAAAAGTGATAGATCTTCATCCGGCTCCAATAGTAATTTGCTGGATCAGAATGATTTTGATACTTGTAATTTTGAGTTGTTTGCCTTGAATAGTCCTATTATAAACGGGTTAAcaattggtaataatttACATCACCGAGGTGGTCGTCATAAAGATTTCATCAATACCAATCGATTGATCATTCACAGGAAACCTGTTGATTTCtatgatgataattcaaatgtttCTGGATTTTATTTAGATAATAATGAGAGATCAACAATATATTTGCATGCATTTCATGgatcaattgatgatgggtttaataaaacaatagaCGAAAAAGTTAAACAGTTTGAAGAATTCACTGAAAAActgataaataaaattcaaCATATTAAGGTGAATATTGGATTGGGAATTACCACAGCGCTGGAGACCGAccatgaaaaatttaaactGACATATGCAGGCAGTATATCTACCACTGGTTCAGCAACAAGTAAATTAACTGCTCCGGTAAGTGATATAGCTAGTAGTAGCACGGGAAACTCTACTATCCATACAAATACTGCCtcaaaattgaatactGCTGAAAATGCTCCTTTACGCCAATCTGTTAATGACATGATGGCATTTTTAGGCAATTTGGAAAGTAAACAGGAAACAGCTGAAGATGGTAATCTCTCTGAAAAAGCTGGCAATGATCAGCGAAACTCCATTATTGATATGATGGGTATTCTTGGGAAATTGGAGGATGACATAAACAAACAGACAGGATCTACAGAGAAATCCAAACTGGAAGTCCGAAATTCTATAGTAGGGATGATGGATTTGTTGGCCAACTTGGAATCGAAAGAACTTGACACAAGAGGTGGTAAAACGGAagacaaaaagaaacaaggATCCAATAAATTGAGAAACTCAGTTGCAGGTATGATGGATCTATTGGCCAACTTAGAGACCACTACAACGAGTGATAAACCTAAACAAGACAATCGACAATCAGTAGTTGAAATGATGTCAACTTTATCGGCTTTGCAAGAACCACTTGCAATTGAAACCACAAACTTGAATAAGCAAAATAATGCCCCAAAATCATTAGAACATGAACCAAAACGAAAGGCATCATTCAAAAGATACTCATGGTTTAATAGTCAGGAAAGCTTGTCAATCAAGGAGAAACTGCTGGTGAAAGAATGTGATCCAACAGATGACAATGACAAATACAACACATCATTAGATCAAGATATATTAGAtgaaatcaatcaaatccCTGACGACTTTGACTTTGATCAAAAACCAccagaaacagaaaaatataaacGTTTATCACAAGAACGCAGTGGGTTCTATCGATCTAATTCCTATAATAGAAAACCGAAAAAATCTGTTATATCAAATCAGTAtttatcaaacaaaattgaaacattaAATAAGACTGTCACGTTTTATAACAGTTCATCACCTTCCTCGTCACTTTTTGATTCTAGAAGCCGTAGTGTAAGTAGGGGTCCTTCTACAAGATCTATGAACTCATTTGCTTCAGTAAGTGAAGAAGtgaatgaagaagatgaaattcAAGACGACAATGGTGCGGGTGAATATTATGGtgaattgaataaagaaGTAAATTGTGACTCTAATTACCGGTTTCAAGTCACCCCAAGTTCATATAATTCCACGGATTTACGGACGATCAGAGAAATTAGGAACAATCGAAATCTGATAAATAGGAAGACTACTACTGATAGTTATAGATaagcaacaatttttttaacatattttattttactGTCAATATTGTAAGAAACATAAAGCAGaaaactctttttttttttttttggaaataaaGTAAATGcagataataaaattattaaatataaactCAAAGTatacacaaaaaaaaattacattTCCTTCTCACTGGTTCTTCTTTGTTGCATAAATGTATTAAAATCGTATTGATCATTTGAAGcataatcaaaataatgaGATTCTAATGCTGGCATGCTCTTACGTCTTGATTGTGACTCTTTTCGTTGAACTTTGTCATTGGTGATCtttgaattgttattaGTTAATGAAGGGGTTTTAGCTGGGGGCAGaattctttttgatttgtaaCTGGCcatagaagaagaagccaCTGACCCTGATGTTCGCTTAATATTAAGATCTCGAGGATGTTTTGGAGTTTGAATTGAAGGAGGTATAACTCTTTGTTTTTGCGTGACAGCAGATGAAGAATTACTAGAAAATGATGCCGTTGAAGATGCTGCGGAATTATTTCTAAACAACCAAGAATTATTTCTATACTTGGAATAAATACTCATTAACTCATCGTAATTTTCATCACTTTCATtctcttcatcttcatcctCAACTATTACAACTTCGACATCTTTCCCATTAATTGTCTCagttgttgatttatatGATCTGGTGGAATCTTTTCTTCCAATCACGTGAACAATATCATATTTGTCTTTTGTCAAATCAATGACAACACTTTCAGTTTCTGTATCAGAGTCATCTTCATTACTGGCTATCAGTCTAGTCTTTGGCTTTAATGATTTCGTGATAGCACCAACATTTGGTCCATTCTCTGTATCAATACTTCTAGAACCAATGCGTGGTGTTACAAACTGAGTtccaaaatcatcatcttgAGAGTTTGATTCCTTGAAGTCAACGGCGTAATCAACCTTCTTGGGAGGTTCTGCAACTTTGATGTTTAagatttcttcttgttcttggttttgttcttgttgtttattgttgctCACATTGTTGTCTGATTGATTATTTCCAGATGATGGTTTTCTAGTAATAACTAAAGGTGCTACTGGTTGCTCGATGATcatctttgattttgattcatttgatttatctgAATAATCACGAGAAAGATGATTACCTGAATTGACTCCTAACTGTTGTTTACCAAAAGTTGTCATTTCACTTAATATGTCCACTGATTTATTTCTTGTGTGGGCTGAATTGTTATTAGATTCGCCTAAACCAAAGTTAATATTAAACATTGATTTGTGTCTTGTGTGTTTTGCCGGAGAACTTCTGCCAGGTAATAACAAATTGCATTCCAATTGAGGCTGAATAGGAGCTAATTTCAAGTGATCTTTGTCTaaaacaccaccaccaccgtATAGTGATGTAATATTGCTAGCATAATCTGCATCAGAGTCATCTCCTAATGCACtgtattgttgtttcaaatgCTTGATTGCATCTTTTCCAGGAACACCAACTTTCAAATTAGTGTTgctttcatcatcaacatcagaTACAGAAATCTCAGTTCTTATTTCGGAAAACGTGGTTCCATTGTACGATGACGGGGCGATGGAAGAATATTCATCTGGGAATCTCTTATCTGATAAATCAGGAATTTCTATTTGACCGTTACTGGAGTAGAAACTGTGTCTTGCTTTTCTATTAACTTCCTGGGGTACTCTATCTTTAACTTCTTGACTATTAGTTGAATTCTCAAAAGTGTttggaaaataaaaatctcTGTCAAGTCCTCTATTATTGACATCTATAAAATTTAAGTCTTTCTGGTCATTGCTGACCTCTTTGTGAATGTTCAAAGGTTTTGTGTGTTCATAATcttcaattgtttgattgctattattattatcttcttcttcttcatcatcatcactagCTGATTCGCTAGTGTCCAGCCAAGACCCA encodes:
- the CHT4 gene encoding chitinase, putative (In C. albicans: putative chitinase similar to S. cerevisiae Cts2p, which is described as a sporulation-specific chitinase; homozygous null mutation causes no obvious defects; transcription decreases upon yeast-to-hyphal switch.) — translated: MCHKIMNKFQQRLHHAPSTPLFKTCVYFSNWSVYQKKHFPQDIPIEYYTHVFYAFILIDEQTGKLKFSDEWCDLQMPQPPPNQSITGNLQQFYEMKKANRHLKLIMSIGGWGTCHLFESVVCSNTKFDNFVNSTIEFVDKYGFDGVDIDWEYPKDSTQAAKLVELLARLRNKLNPKYILTVAAPGGTDNIDVLKIPEMDKYLTFWNLMCYDFAGEGWSSKTAFHSNLFGNNGDNSLNASDIVQTYIKRGVHPSKLILGMPMYGRVFHGVDRPEIGVSFTKERKSGCIEGDVVDYNKFGETFDYEDFDPRKVGALKYDSRNKQLITFDNPQSARIKASFVRSKQLGGGMWWDSAGDATVSNDRCLVKNFVDQLGGVELLEKSENNLHGC
- a CDS encoding deubiquitinating enzyme 14, putative (Similar to S. cerevisiae UBP14;~In S. cerevisiae: a ubiquitin-specific protease that specifically disassembles unanchored ubiquitin chains; involved in fructose-1,6-bisphosphatase (Fbp1p) degradation; similar to human isopeptidase T), encoding MTLELPSDIPSTIPANTKIYKDDCMYSFDTPENNLLGLDIDLKTYRAYSRNKDFDYTKQNFEKTGNHLYLNIKKTLKPQEERNKLLYDDNGEKSPKIQKLEIKNVSNDDYYNTEITIYDIKDDRSYSRSELSEEFNNLIDSILSANSSATEDEIKQWEQEIVPCPHSIDVEQFDTGNLDLTKCSQCDLRENLWICLHCGALGCGRQQYGSTLKGNGHALAHYELAQHPVAIKLGSLSADSESCDAYCYQCNDEVKVPHLGEKLHKFGIDLNTAVKTEKSLIELNIDQNLNWEFKLDGANGERLEPVYGKGLTGLQNLGNSCYINSVLQALYSLNGYQEYFKDKKFPDINNPAIDLTSQLIKLYDGLQSGRYSVPGSLKGDDYQLGIKPSTFKNLIGENHPEFKTQRQQDAFEFLLYFLDKVDTELGLKLNEELKFLLGTKVICANCSHGTLSNDLVDNISVPLEAEVIGKDEDGKKTYKEVELIDSFKKYTAKEDIEGYKCENCHQQPGLAYKSTGFKTFPSTLIVNVQRIQLENWAPVKVDVPITIPYNLDLTEFKAPVFETGEVGSKQKQPESENNTFVPNEEGMTTLLSMGFPEPRCLKGLYHTGNSNAEDAMNWIFAHMDDADIDDPFNPNDSHASTNDSGPSQDLVDNVAAMGFSTQLAKKALVLNNNDISAAVEWLFANPDDDGVLDNNQSNPVVNVNQEKSELITKLNASTQSNGKYELQSVICHKGTSPHTGHYVVFIKKLIDNEYKWVLFNDEKVVVCDDANLQDIKNNAYVYVFKKVE
- the CaARO3 gene encoding 3-deoxy-d-arabino-heptulosonate 7-phosphate synthase, putative (Members of the 3-deoxy-D-arabino-heptulosonate 7-phosphate (DAHP) synthetase family catalyse the first step in aromatic amino acid biosynthesis from chorismate. Class I includes bacterial and yeast enzymes; class II includes higher plants and various microorganisms (see PUBMED:8760910).), encoding MIKTKVLTRTIFYFLLVRGYDPLTPPDLLQHEYPLTPESQKIIVEGRNAACDILNGKDDRLIIVIGPCSIHDPQAALDYCEKLYQASEKHKGELLIVMRAYLEKPRTTVGWKGLINDPDIDGTFHINKGLRIARKLFVQLTSKLPIAGEMLDTISPQFLSDLFSVGAIGARTTESQLHRELASGLSFPVGFKNGTDGTLGVAIDALRAASHPHHFLSVTKPGVVAIVGTDGNQDCFVILRGGKKGTNYDAKSVQETQQELIKSKVVTESKPGPRIMVDCSHGNSNKDHRNQPKVAQVVAEQIAGGDKTICGLMIESNINDGRQDVPPKEQGGKDALKYGVSITDACIGWETTEEVLDMLANAVKTRRSL